GGGCTGTGATGCCCATGGTTGAGTTCAAATACATGAAGGCTGTTTCAAGGTCTTTGGGTCATAACATAGGTTCCGTATACGACTGTATGCTCATGGTGTGTAGCCGGGACATGTTTAAACCGAAGGCCCGCCATAGGGTTTTAAAGCTTGAAGATAGACATGCCGACATCCTTCGAAGCTTCTGGGTGGAGAAAAGAGGGCGGGAAATCTCTGTAGAAGAGGCTAAGGAGCTTCTCGGTAAACCCACCTTCGCGGTAGTTAGCGGCGGTCGGATACTCTCGATAGCCAACATACTCGCCGTCACGTCTGACGTCTCTATGATAGGTGGTGTGTATACGGTCCCTGAGTTCCGAGGTAGGGGCTTAGCCACGTCTGTGGTCTCAAAAGCCACGGAGGAGGCCTTGAAGTTGTCGAGGCTTTCTACGCTTGTGGTGAGGAGTGAGAACCTACCCGCTGTGAGGCTCTACAGGAAGGTAGGCTATGAACCTTATAAGAGACTCAAGTGGGTATGCGTAGGCGTGGACGTTAAACCCTAGAGGATAAGGTTAAGGGCTAGACTAGGCTATATGTTTAAGGAGGCTTTACCTTGAGCGAGACCTGTAAGGTACGCGTATATGCGGAGCTTAACCCCACCGAGGATAGGTCTAAGGTCGAGAAAGCCATGCACAGCATCGTGCCTTCGGCTGAGATAAGGCTTGTAGAGGAGCCTGGCTTCAGGTATCTCATAGGCGAGGCTGAGGGTTTAGACGCTTTAAAACGTCTCAAAGCCATGCTCGAGGCTAGGCGTATAAGGGACGCCGCTAGAGCGGTTTTGCTTAGGTGGATGGAATCGAATAGGGTAGTCATGTATTTCAACAAGCAGGCCGCCTACATGGGGCGTATATCCTTCTCAGAACCATCTGGCGAGTCTCCTCTAGGACCTATAAGAGTC
This window of the Candidatus Bathyarchaeota archaeon genome carries:
- a CDS encoding GNAT family N-acetyltransferase, yielding MTLKVVEATDGHGKDVLRLAKVGPVLNVFMIYDWANLRDKCSFYVALDGSGRVKAVCMIYHDRGFDSIVFCGSEKGVEIVLDHVKPVRAVMPMVEFKYMKAVSRSLGHNIGSVYDCMLMVCSRDMFKPKARHRVLKLEDRHADILRSFWVEKRGREISVEEAKELLGKPTFAVVSGGRILSIANILAVTSDVSMIGGVYTVPEFRGRGLATSVVSKATEEALKLSRLSTLVVRSENLPAVRLYRKVGYEPYKRLKWVCVGVDVKP